In Pseudoalteromonas sp. NC201, a single window of DNA contains:
- a CDS encoding non-ribosomal peptide synthetase: MVKELINDAASAGVFLSLDEAGQLKYELSVDEFPEQLKQKIIQNKNEIIAFFEGLSSLNSSPGYSTQDAIEKASEASVSFAQQRFWLIDNIEGGSAHYNMPGAFQLEGEIDLHAIERAFVEVIQRHEVLRTTYHELDGQVTLQVHDIESFPIKQTSIEHLSAELVNKKLTELLSLEASRSFDLENDLMIRCHLIKLSNNKYVVGVNMHHIASDGWSLGILINEFVECYSAVLEHRDVSLPELPIQYSDFAVWQKAQLRGTLLDQLGSYWKTQLADIPMAHSLPLDKPRPQRPDNQGTTFSIQLPASQSKALKTFCVEQNASLFAGVHALFAALMSRYSNENDVVIGTPVAGRDNAELARLIGLFVNTLVLRTINPAKLSLVKALEVSRNTIFEAFEHQAIPFENLVEILNIERSPAYHPIFQVMLAMQNNDQEALKLPNLALSNVEQPITTTKFDLTVHVREVGEQIEFTWEYATALFNDDTIKVMAGHFNQLITQAVANPNASLDTMPLLTASEYETVVNKWNATSVAYLEDLCMHELFIQQALKTPAAIALVDSQGEMTYFDLLRHALLVASKLSGQITVEELVAVRAEKGRAQVIATLAILIAGGAYLPLETSWPVERCRDILVQAQVKVCLVDSQQQLLSSEEYQYIDLSRIDNTGISTKEVIAYFENYRAPQQINQLAYVIFTSGSTGVPKGVAIEHQAVVNTLLDINSKYEVTHKDKVLCVSALSFDLSVYDIFGMLAVGGVLVFPAPELAKDPHHWLDMLEKHEITVWNTVPLSMGLITELLEADNRQDIAPLRIVLMSGDWIPTSLPKRIWRRFRNAKLFSLGGATEGSIWSIHYPITEDLSDRRSVPYGKPLGNQAFYILNSQLQHCPTGVTGELFIGGKGVAREYYNASEITEKHFLYHPELQQKIYRTGDLGRYLPDGNIEFVGRLDNQLKVRGFRVEIGDIESQLLAHPKVEGAHVVAVPDKSKNIQLVAYVVMTEEWKPSRIREYLFGTLPDYMVPSAIMLLPSFPLTANGKLDRKALPEPDFSQALAEYEAPKNKIEALLCELFAECLGLEKVGRKDNFFSLGGHSVLGMELISKAKRKGIIIEARHLFSVNTLAELADVVSVNEGEKRLYQAPKNKELQDGESLKPEHLTLVNLSNSELESIAKLVPKGIDNIQDIYPLSPVQEGFLFHYMLGADVDPYILNSVIELPQTTSLSTLQQAFEVILLRHDVLRTQVQWQGVAEPVQVVCKEVEFVVDEWEFSCDDDDTDVLEVIAPSLRSKMTISQAPLVNITLARNSTTTKSYLVIQCHHLIVDHAGLEMIGQELAAILNGQELKAPAHQFREQIAFIKEHCDLEAAKAFYKDYLNDVTQGCYPFNLSSVHGDGSDVVQLNHDLSEKLSAEIRALSRAYRVSPAILFHMALSLTISIASASSRVIFGTVMSGRLDGVSGVDKVMGTMINTVPVHLELKNLSAEMLLRKTEACLNELVLFEHVPLAIAQQQSGLTSDTPLFSSLFNYRRSKSESAVQSTLGLRSLSLKETTNYPLVVSVDDFNDKKSFTVEVKAMGEYASRVQNIFASAMASICSALVSGHAGEVTKLACLPSSELPKITSKTGWPKSCKEIPLAHNLFEATAVQTPDVDAVVTTQNTLSFAELNKSANQLATYLRQTHGVKENKFVGIVVNRSQSYVVAVLAVLKCGAAFVPIDPSYPTERVSYICDQANVTVVLGDHDELSKKVSAPFANLDLCIEEATSYTSEPQPTTIDAKSAAYVIFTSGSTGRPKGVVVSHQNLVNHSTALKADILEATGASRWGWTLSGAFDGAMKGISALLNGISLCMVSEQARYNPSILCSELQLLKADIVDSTPVMINEIFRLAEIPQVNWLIGGDAIDPVMWNKVAKYQQSIARKAFNMYGPTECSINTCWGEITTNSSPHIGSPILNVNLSILDNEMRAVPAGVVGELYISGFGVAKGYINSVDDEAFLSQSVCAEAGLEWPVYRSGDLVKASVDGVLQFVGRKDSQVKIRGYRIDLNEVEAAILACNIELAAVTTHEDTLGGTQLLAFYESSDISEQELKERLREMIPSYMLPSVIQKLEQMPINSNGKIDRKALPKVGEVNSTVVYVAPDTEIESSLCKQWETLLGVEKISVEASFFDSGGHSILATRFASFVEQEFKVQLPLSMLFESATVRTIASYIESIQLSRGEVSLKEDEEEFFL, from the coding sequence ATGGTGAAGGAATTAATTAATGATGCTGCGTCGGCAGGGGTTTTTCTCTCATTAGATGAAGCAGGACAGTTGAAATATGAACTATCTGTAGATGAGTTTCCAGAACAGCTAAAGCAAAAAATTATTCAAAATAAAAACGAAATCATTGCCTTTTTTGAAGGATTATCAAGTTTAAATTCAAGTCCCGGTTACAGTACTCAAGATGCTATCGAGAAAGCATCTGAGGCATCGGTATCTTTCGCCCAACAGCGCTTTTGGTTGATTGATAATATTGAAGGCGGAAGCGCCCACTATAACATGCCAGGTGCTTTTCAGTTAGAGGGTGAAATAGATTTACACGCTATTGAACGGGCGTTTGTAGAAGTTATACAGCGACATGAAGTACTACGCACAACATACCATGAACTAGATGGTCAAGTTACTTTGCAGGTCCACGATATTGAAAGTTTCCCTATCAAGCAAACCTCTATCGAGCATTTAAGTGCGGAGCTGGTAAATAAAAAACTCACTGAACTGCTCAGCCTAGAGGCATCTAGAAGTTTTGATTTAGAAAATGATCTTATGATCCGTTGTCATCTCATCAAGCTCTCCAATAACAAATATGTTGTTGGGGTGAACATGCATCATATTGCCTCTGATGGTTGGTCGTTAGGGATCTTAATAAACGAATTTGTAGAGTGCTATAGTGCAGTGCTCGAACATCGTGATGTAAGCTTACCTGAATTGCCTATCCAATATTCAGACTTTGCGGTGTGGCAGAAGGCACAGTTGCGCGGAACGTTACTAGATCAACTCGGTAGCTACTGGAAAACGCAGCTTGCAGACATACCTATGGCGCATAGCTTGCCACTTGATAAACCGAGACCACAAAGACCGGATAACCAAGGTACGACATTTAGTATTCAACTTCCCGCATCACAAAGTAAGGCTTTGAAAACATTCTGTGTTGAGCAAAATGCATCACTTTTTGCCGGAGTTCATGCGCTTTTCGCTGCATTGATGTCTCGCTACAGTAATGAAAATGATGTTGTTATAGGAACCCCTGTCGCGGGAAGGGATAATGCTGAGCTTGCAAGACTAATTGGGTTGTTTGTCAATACTCTTGTTTTACGAACTATCAACCCTGCCAAATTAAGTTTAGTTAAGGCGCTAGAAGTAAGCCGGAACACCATATTTGAAGCCTTTGAGCACCAAGCTATTCCCTTTGAGAACTTAGTTGAAATTCTAAATATCGAAAGAAGCCCTGCATATCATCCTATATTTCAGGTTATGTTGGCGATGCAAAATAATGATCAGGAGGCACTAAAGCTGCCTAATTTGGCATTGAGTAACGTGGAACAGCCAATAACCACGACGAAGTTTGATTTAACAGTGCATGTGAGAGAAGTTGGTGAGCAGATAGAGTTCACATGGGAGTATGCAACAGCGTTATTCAATGATGATACGATTAAAGTGATGGCAGGGCATTTTAACCAGCTAATCACTCAAGCGGTAGCTAACCCCAACGCCTCACTAGATACAATGCCTTTGCTGACAGCATCTGAGTACGAGACAGTTGTAAATAAATGGAATGCGACTTCTGTTGCTTATCTTGAAGACCTGTGTATGCATGAATTGTTTATACAGCAAGCACTAAAAACTCCAGCTGCCATAGCACTCGTAGACTCTCAAGGGGAGATGACCTATTTTGATTTGCTAAGACATGCTTTGCTCGTTGCGAGCAAGCTATCTGGGCAGATTACTGTCGAGGAGCTGGTTGCTGTAAGAGCTGAAAAAGGTAGAGCGCAGGTCATTGCCACATTAGCTATTTTGATTGCAGGAGGGGCATATTTGCCTCTTGAAACCAGCTGGCCGGTTGAAAGGTGTCGCGATATTTTAGTGCAGGCACAGGTAAAAGTCTGTTTAGTTGATAGTCAACAGCAGTTATTATCATCAGAAGAGTATCAATATATCGACTTGAGCCGCATCGACAACACAGGTATTTCTACCAAAGAGGTTATTGCATACTTTGAAAATTATCGAGCTCCGCAACAGATAAATCAGTTGGCCTATGTCATTTTCACATCAGGTTCAACAGGTGTACCTAAAGGGGTAGCGATTGAACATCAAGCAGTAGTTAACACTTTACTTGATATCAACAGTAAATATGAGGTTACGCATAAGGATAAAGTTTTATGTGTATCTGCATTGAGCTTCGACCTGTCTGTATATGATATTTTTGGTATGTTAGCGGTCGGTGGAGTGCTAGTCTTTCCAGCTCCTGAATTGGCGAAAGACCCTCATCACTGGCTTGACATGCTGGAAAAGCATGAAATAACAGTTTGGAATACAGTACCCTTATCTATGGGACTAATCACTGAGTTACTCGAAGCTGATAACCGACAAGATATTGCGCCTTTACGTATCGTGTTGATGAGTGGAGATTGGATCCCAACCTCATTACCTAAGCGTATATGGCGTCGCTTTAGGAATGCAAAACTCTTTAGTCTTGGAGGAGCAACGGAGGGGTCGATTTGGTCGATTCATTACCCCATTACTGAGGATTTGAGCGATCGTCGAAGTGTGCCATACGGTAAGCCTTTAGGTAATCAAGCATTCTATATACTTAATTCGCAGCTCCAACACTGTCCTACCGGTGTGACGGGGGAGTTGTTTATCGGCGGAAAAGGTGTTGCTCGTGAATACTACAATGCGAGTGAAATCACCGAAAAGCATTTCTTATACCATCCTGAATTACAACAAAAAATCTATCGAACAGGTGATTTAGGACGTTATTTACCAGACGGTAACATTGAGTTTGTAGGTCGCTTAGATAATCAACTAAAGGTTAGGGGATTCCGAGTTGAGATAGGTGATATTGAAAGTCAGTTGCTTGCTCATCCAAAAGTTGAAGGTGCGCATGTCGTAGCTGTACCAGACAAGTCAAAAAACATTCAGTTAGTTGCATACGTTGTAATGACAGAAGAGTGGAAGCCATCACGTATTCGCGAGTATCTGTTCGGTACCTTACCTGATTATATGGTGCCAAGTGCAATTATGTTGTTGCCAAGCTTCCCGTTGACCGCAAATGGGAAGCTTGACCGCAAAGCTTTACCTGAACCTGACTTTAGCCAAGCACTCGCTGAGTATGAAGCTCCCAAAAATAAAATTGAAGCCCTATTGTGTGAGCTTTTTGCAGAATGTTTGGGATTGGAAAAAGTAGGAAGGAAAGATAACTTCTTTTCTCTTGGTGGGCATTCTGTTTTAGGTATGGAGCTGATCTCAAAAGCTAAGCGTAAAGGCATCATTATAGAAGCTCGCCACTTGTTTTCCGTAAATACGTTAGCAGAGTTAGCGGATGTAGTGAGCGTAAATGAAGGTGAAAAGCGGCTGTATCAAGCGCCTAAGAACAAGGAGTTGCAAGATGGAGAAAGCCTTAAACCCGAACATTTGACACTTGTAAACCTTTCTAACAGTGAGCTCGAAAGTATTGCGAAGCTAGTTCCTAAAGGAATTGATAATATTCAGGACATCTATCCACTGAGCCCTGTTCAAGAAGGGTTTCTATTCCACTATATGCTTGGCGCTGACGTGGATCCTTATATTCTAAATTCTGTCATCGAATTACCACAAACAACTTCTTTATCAACGTTGCAGCAGGCCTTTGAGGTCATTCTATTAAGGCATGATGTACTAAGAACGCAAGTTCAGTGGCAAGGCGTTGCTGAACCTGTGCAAGTTGTATGTAAAGAAGTTGAATTCGTTGTGGATGAATGGGAGTTCAGTTGCGATGACGATGATACCGACGTTTTAGAAGTGATAGCACCGTCGTTACGCTCAAAGATGACAATTAGCCAAGCACCTTTAGTAAATATAACCTTGGCAAGAAATTCAACGACTACAAAGTCTTATTTAGTTATTCAGTGCCATCACCTTATCGTAGATCACGCTGGTTTAGAGATGATTGGTCAAGAGCTTGCTGCAATTTTAAATGGGCAAGAATTAAAAGCGCCTGCGCATCAGTTTAGAGAGCAAATAGCGTTTATTAAGGAACACTGTGACTTAGAAGCGGCAAAGGCATTTTATAAAGATTACTTAAATGATGTAACGCAAGGTTGTTATCCATTTAACTTGTCGAGTGTCCATGGTGATGGTAGCGATGTTGTTCAGTTGAATCATGATTTATCTGAAAAATTGAGTGCAGAAATCAGAGCATTATCTCGAGCATATCGTGTATCTCCCGCTATTCTATTCCACATGGCTTTATCTCTAACAATCTCTATTGCAAGTGCTAGTAGTCGAGTGATATTCGGGACGGTGATGTCGGGTAGGCTTGATGGTGTAAGTGGGGTTGATAAAGTGATGGGGACGATGATAAATACTGTCCCAGTACACTTAGAACTTAAGAACCTGAGTGCCGAAATGCTGTTGCGAAAAACGGAAGCATGCTTAAATGAACTCGTTTTATTTGAGCATGTACCTTTGGCTATAGCGCAGCAACAGAGTGGGTTAACTTCGGATACTCCTTTGTTTAGTTCGCTATTTAATTATAGACGGTCAAAATCTGAGAGTGCAGTGCAAAGTACTTTAGGTCTGCGTAGCTTATCCCTGAAGGAAACAACGAACTACCCTTTGGTTGTCTCAGTTGATGATTTCAATGATAAGAAGTCGTTCACCGTTGAAGTTAAAGCGATGGGAGAGTACGCCTCAAGAGTGCAAAATATTTTTGCATCTGCGATGGCAAGTATTTGCTCGGCGCTAGTATCTGGTCATGCTGGAGAAGTTACGAAGCTAGCTTGCTTACCTAGTAGTGAGCTTCCCAAAATAACATCTAAAACGGGGTGGCCTAAGAGCTGTAAAGAAATACCCTTAGCGCACAACCTGTTTGAAGCGACTGCCGTTCAGACGCCTGATGTGGATGCAGTGGTTACAACGCAAAATACACTGTCTTTCGCTGAGCTTAATAAATCGGCGAATCAGTTAGCAACTTACTTACGCCAAACTCATGGTGTTAAAGAAAACAAATTTGTCGGTATTGTCGTCAATCGTTCACAGAGCTATGTCGTTGCAGTTCTAGCTGTCTTGAAATGTGGTGCAGCCTTTGTACCCATTGATCCAAGTTACCCAACAGAGCGAGTGAGCTACATATGTGACCAAGCTAATGTGACAGTTGTTCTAGGTGATCATGACGAGCTGTCAAAAAAGGTCAGCGCACCTTTTGCTAACTTGGATTTATGCATCGAGGAGGCTACAAGCTATACCTCAGAACCACAACCAACGACTATTGATGCCAAAAGTGCAGCTTATGTGATTTTCACTTCGGGCTCTACTGGTCGGCCTAAGGGAGTCGTTGTAAGTCACCAAAATTTGGTAAACCATAGTACAGCACTAAAGGCAGACATTCTGGAAGCAACCGGAGCGAGTCGCTGGGGCTGGACACTATCAGGTGCATTTGATGGGGCGATGAAGGGTATATCTGCTTTATTAAACGGTATTTCACTTTGTATGGTGTCCGAACAAGCTAGGTATAACCCTAGCATATTGTGTTCAGAGCTACAGTTACTAAAGGCTGATATTGTAGATAGTACTCCTGTGATGATAAATGAAATCTTCAGGCTAGCTGAAATACCTCAAGTAAATTGGCTTATCGGAGGGGATGCAATTGATCCTGTGATGTGGAATAAAGTAGCCAAGTATCAGCAATCTATAGCAAGAAAAGCCTTTAATATGTATGGTCCAACTGAATGTAGCATCAACACTTGTTGGGGAGAAATAACAACAAACTCAAGCCCTCATATTGGCTCACCCATACTCAATGTAAATCTATCGATATTAGACAATGAAATGAGAGCTGTACCAGCAGGGGTTGTAGGCGAGCTTTACATTAGCGGATTTGGGGTGGCTAAAGGTTATATTAACTCGGTAGATGACGAAGCATTTCTAAGCCAAAGTGTATGTGCTGAAGCAGGCCTGGAATGGCCAGTATATCGCAGTGGCGACCTTGTGAAAGCGAGCGTTGATGGGGTATTGCAGTTTGTCGGAAGGAAAGACTCACAGGTTAAAATAAGAGGCTACCGAATCGATTTAAATGAAGTGGAAGCTGCCATTTTAGCGTGTAACATCGAATTAGCTGCGGTTACGACACACGAAGATACGCTCGGAGGGACTCAGTTACTTGCTTTTTATGAATCATCCGATATATCCGAGCAAGAGCTAAAAGAGCGCTTACGCGAGATGATCCCTTCTTATATGCTTCCAAGCGTTATTCAAAAACTTGAGCAAATGCCAATCAATAGCAATGGAAAGATAGATCGGAAAGCCTTGCCCAAGGTGGGAGAAGTCAATTCAACAGTAGTTTATGTTGCCCCCGACACAGAAATTGAAAGCAGTCTCTGTAAGCAGTGGGAAACTCTTTTGGGAGTAGAAAAAATTAGTGTTGAAGCGAGCTTCTTCGACTCTGGTGGCCACTCAATCTTAGCAACAAGATTTGCTAGTTTCGTTGAGCAAGAGTTTAAAGTGCAGTTACCGCTCTCTATGCTTTTTGAAAGTGCCACGGTGCGGACAATTGCTTCCTATATTGAGTCTATTCAATTGAGTAGAGGGGAAGTTTCTCTCAAAGAAGACGAAGAAGAGTTCTTTTTATAA